TGGGGAGCCATTCAACTGTACTTTTTGTCTCTCCCAGCATTACGCTACCAACCCAGTGAAGGTACTTGATGCGGAAAGGAAGGCACACTTTCCCTTTTCTGTCACAGAACTATTATTCAAATTGTATTAGAATAATGTTCTGATGATTTATACATAACAGAGGTGATCACATTGAAAACTAGCCATATGGATGGATGGGTGCTTTTATTTATACAGATTAGTAAATCCCATAGATACATCATGTATAAAAAGACTTTCCCTATATTAAGAGTATAATGATAGAAAGCACCATTCTTCTCCTTTGTTTAATTTGAAATCCCAACAAGTGACTGAAATAATATTCCAACTGGTGacaggcagaaagaaaaaaaaaagagatccaTATTTATAGTCATCAACATTGAACCCCGCTATGACTTTCAAGAAAAAAGATGGCTAAGATTTTCAAACTTTCCTAATTATCTGCTCTCGAATGTTCATCCCTGGTTTCAGgaaaatgatgtagcattttgggaaaaAGATGCAAATCAGTAAGCCAGCgccagaggataaaatggagaagatctccacagccaccatgaattTTCCTTTAGAGCTCATGTAAGttggaataaaggaaaaccaaacactgcaaaagaccaacatgctgaaagtgatgaacttggcttcattaaaaCTGTCCGGTAACTTCCTAGCaagaaaagccactgtgaagcTGACACTGGCCAAAAAGCCGAGATAGCCAAGGACAAAGTAAAACATGGTGGCAGaaccctcattacattccaggatgatTGTCTTGGCTTGTGAATGCATATTCATTTGTGGGAATGGGGGAGAAATACATACCCAAATAATAGAAATCACTGCTTGAATTAAGGAGCCAGAAAGAACAATTGAAAGGGCTagttttttacccacccatctcctcatgtgagaccctggtttggtggccatgaaggccaggaccacagtgatggttttagCTAACACACTGGAAAGAGCTACACAGAAGATGAGTCCAAATGTAGTCTGAcgcagaaggcaggtcaccttcccTGGCTCTCCAATGAACAGCATGGAGCTGAGGAAgcaaagcaggagggagaggaggagaatataGGTGAGGCTTCGGTTGTTGGCTTTAACAATGGGAGTGTTCTTGTATTTCATGAACGTCTGCAGCACCAAAGCTGTGAGCAGAGAAAAACATACAGCGCATATAACAAAAATGATCCCTAAGGTCTCTTTGTATGAAAGGTAGGTTGGGACCTTGGGAATGCATTTATGATGGCCTTCGCTTGAGTACTGATCATCTGGACATTTAACACAGGCATCCACATCTGCAGGggaaaaaagagctgttttagAATGTCAAGGCAGTGACTAGTATACAAGAGACATTCatataaatgatataaatatGAATGCCCCCCATTCTCCTCCTTTAGCTCCACTTCACAACACATAGTTCAATGGTTAGGGATAATGGTATATGTTTTGGTGACTGGCCAGAGGGGTCCCTCAGGCACTCATACATTTAAGATctctttgactgattatgcacggggaaAGAAATCTGTCATACTGGTAGGAGGGCAGCCCCAATTGGGCACGATGTTGCTGCCATATAGAGTCCCAGGGCATTCCGTACAATTTTATACCTCCCTGCTCctcacagacacaaactgttCTATCACCAATTCTgctgccaggttttgtgctgcagccatgaaaagtcaGTGGAAATTGACTATAATTTAACTGACCAGGAGATCTGTTGCGGGCAGGTGCTAGTAGGGCCGGGCCAATCCGAACACACACAGGACCGAACAGTCTCCATCCAGGAGGGTTAACCAACCAGATACCTTACAAAAAGAACACTTCATTGAAGGTTCTTTTTGAATATCTGATTCTTCTTTAACATTCACAGGTAAAGTCAGATGGAAGTGGGACAGTGGGATAGAGggagagaggcagtttctcattCTACTCAAAAGTTGACTGGCTGTATATATCTTTAAGACACATCTAAGACACTACAATGATAGTACTAGTACAATTAAAGCAACATAGGGAGGCAGACATCAGGAAGGCAAAAAATGTGAGGGACAAAAACAATGATCATTCAACTTGatggtttgaatccagtggcacttttaagacagcTGGATTCTTGATATGATAGATGCCTTCTATTCACAGTTCTTACCAACTTGTGTAATAAAATATGACTGCTCCAATAATTACAGATGTTAACACTAACTAGACTTTCATAGAaaataaacccctcccccaattcctaTCTATATGtaaggctaaaggtaaaggtatcccctgtgcaagcaccggatcatgtctgacccttggggtgacgccctctagtgttttcatggcagactcaatatgaggtggtttgccagtgccttccccagtcattaccgtttacccccagcaagctgggtactcattttacctatctcggaaggatggaaggctgagtcaaccttgagccggctgctgggattgaactcccagcctcatgggcagagctttcagactacatgtctgctgccttaccactctgcgccacaagaggctcttatatgtaAGGCTACAgggtatttatttaaatatgcctgcataagtgtgcatgcacatgaaagcttatacactgATCATAAATATGTTGGTCACCCATGTTTTCTTCCAGCTTTACAAGAATGTTTCCCAACGTGCCTCTTACCCTTCTGCTCAGAGACCATCCCTTCTGGACATGTAGTACAATCATAACAGCAAAAAGATTTTCCCTCCTTCACTGTCTTGCTATAGCCAGGCCGGCATTGGtcattgcagacagaaatggGAAGCCCCTGTCCATAAATACAAAATTAGCTTAGCATCCAATCAATGTCTTTAGACAATGGGTATTCTACCAAAGTTTTCTGCAGGGAGGGGAAACATTATTCCACCAGCAAAAACAAATTTGCACATTGTAatgatcagggttttttttttttttaatgatggctACAATGATGGGGTGACAGATGCTTTTCTGATGAAGACTCCATGGAAGGCTGACGCTTCCATTTTGATGAAATACCAACAtggtctagaccagcctttttcaaaatggcaaaagagctccggtagggcaaaagaggaaaggggaatccctggtctaggttAATGGCCAGAAGGGCTTTCCcaacaaaggaaagggagagtgTGGAGATTCTCCACATATTCTTCTAATGGCTGCTTTTTCTTCATAAATGGTGGAAAGCTGACATTTTTCACTGTTTTTATTGGAGGCCAGAGGCAGGAGATGGCTGCTCTTCATGCTCTGGATCATACCAGATTGTGTATTTTCTTCTTGTAATTTATGGCTTGGATATTGGGATTGCAATTATAATCACAtatacatagattcaaatgagtcgccatgttggtctgaagtagcacaataaaatcagaatccagtagcacctttaaggccaagaaatatttgttggtcttaaaggtgagactggactctgattttattgaatcaAATATAGAAAAAGATGCCCAGTGGTGaccagaaaaataaataaagttgctcAAACAAGTGCAGAGATAGGGTGATGAGGAACTAGATCAGAATAGTTTCTCAGAAGGTTTTGTATTTTGTGCCTTTTAACACCTAACTGGGGATGGGAACAAACTGATTTACAACCCTACATACATCAATAATTTGTGTGGTTCATACCCCCCAATCCAGGTTCACAGGAGGTGCCCCAAACATCTCCCAGACCTATTGTTTAgttaagattttatttttaaaagtccctGAGCTTCCCTCCTTTATCAaagcgggagggggagaaaaaccaTTTGTCCTCTCACCTGGAATATATTGGAAAATATTTCAAGATGAATTCTAAGGTGAATAAATATTGTAATATTGAAGAAAATAGTAGGAAGAGGCACATGGAGAAAACAAGGTTGATTTAAACGTATCTCCCCCCCAAAACGGGTTGGCTTGTTCACAAAAGAAGGAATTGAGTTGAGAAAATCAAACTCTTTTTCTCACCTGGTTAAAGCTTCTATGCCACACAATCTGATCTTCTTTCAGAGTGAGCTCTTTGCCTGAAGGGGCATGAGGATCCAGTTGTCCCACTTTTATTCTAGTAAACGACCTATTTGAAAAGGTAATCCAATTGGTGACATCAAAAACCGTAACTAATTCTCCATCTTGGTCAAACTGTAGGGTTTCTCCAAGACTATTGTTGAAAACGATTCTCCTTAAAACGTTGTGTAACTAGATTGAAAAAGAATAGAAAAACAGTAAGCAGTCCTATTTATGAAATATTGGCAGCTGTGCTAAAAAGAATGGgaccacatatacacacataaacAAAGTGGAAAAAATTTCAAACCATGTAGGCATTTATTATGTTGGTGGTAGAACTGAATGTGCAAagcggaaggagaaggagaattccAGCCATCTGTGATGGCCAGTTTAATAATTGCTatacctgccatggctgtatCTTCTGAACATTCAGCCTCCCATCTTCTACCAGTATTCTGTGTATTGATCCCTGAGTGTGGATGTAGTGCAAAGCATGggccacagcatagacagcattgtagacattatagctgtggccagtcatctgcatttcaaacaaagggccagggaggctctccagtttctcctcacCACTGCAGTCTGTCTTAACATCTTCTTGAACATTTTTCAATGAACAGTTGAATGCTTGCTCCCAAAAgttctgaatgaaaccatctcctACAGCCCAGGATGGTCTTATGGTCTGAAGGAATTCCTGGAATCCAAGGGGCTGATTGGAATGGACTGTAaaggacagggcaccatggaGGGAGTCCGTATCTGTAATACTTTGGAAAGAGAATGACTCAAAGTCAAAGTGTGATGTAACTATCCACACTTTATGCAGAGGAGGCAATAAAGCCAAAGCAGCTAGGGAAAGAAATATCCTTACAGCCATCATGGTTGGAGGTTCTCCGTGCACAAAAATTACATTGGTTCTTCTGTCCATAAGGATTGGGTACTGATCAAACTGTCCTGCAAGCAACTCTGCAAACTCTAATAAATAAGTTGTCTGTGGAAATTTATGTGTGAATGCAATACAAATGCTGTTCCTAGAGAGAATAGGTAGTATTCTCTGCACAAACTGGTTTCCATTGTCATCTTCCATAGCCATGAGCCCAATCCATGTCCACCCAAAATGATTAAGTAACTGTCCAACTCCCCTATACTGATGGATGTCACCAGGTACCATCTGATAAAGGGAAGAAAATTGTTGTTTGTCCTCCTTTGCAAGGGAAAAGGACCCGTGAGGGAgctgaaagaaaacacattgcaattcTAAAAAATATTAATGAATTCAGAATTGATAATGATATGCTGGAATTGTAAAGTCTATGTAACCCCATGCTTGTAGCTTACCTGAGGGGTCTTGTAGACATTCAGGATAGAGGACATctgagcagaggtttcagacAAACGCCCTCCTATGACAGCTATGACTTTCTGCCGGTTATCACAGCTGAAGTTAGGGACCAGTTTCTGCTGTGCAGAAAGCACATTTagggtggccttaaaagtcattCTTCCAAGGTTGTAGCTGTTGAAGATGTAGAGCCCCAGGCTGGCATTCGGCAACAAGTTTGTTTTCTCATTCACCTCTTTCACGGCAAAAGCCATGGCCAAAATGTGCTGGTAATGTTTTGTTACTGACCTGCAAACATAGattaagatgggtagccatgttggtctgaagtagcacaataaaatcagagtccaggagcacctttaagaccaacaaagacttattcaaggcgtgagctttgtacacagtttactaatgtaacaagattaacttttgcttatatattcctactgatatgatggtcagttcttagtctgacgaagagtgcttgcactcgaaagttcacgccttgaataagtctttgttggccttaaaggtgctcttggactctgattttactgaccCGCAAACAGTATACTTAGGAAAGTAATCAAACTGCATTTACAGTGTTCATCCTCCCAGCTCAACTCCCAGTTTATtaatccttcttttttttttttatggctgtAGCAACTGCTTGGCTTTTCTAAATGCTGTCTTTATACTGCATTCCATACTGGGCACAtttagacctattatgcacggcagcagccgtGCTGAGCTGCTGGAGGTTTTGCATGGTAGGGCAGCATGTCCTACCGCTTCCCTTTACACACGGGGGATGGAATTCCACAGCAGTCAGGCACATGGGATGTGATTCACAAATATTAATGCAAAATGCATAACATTTGAGTGGAATAATTAAGAATACTGGAAGAAGATGTGTTGCCAAAGGcaataaaacttttaaataaatgtaaccAGAAATCAAAATCTGAATGTGCTGCTGGATCTTGGAGACTTTGAAGATTGGGTCCCCTTCTTGAAATCTGACATCACCATTCTGTATATTCTGATAATTACTTATAAGAGCAGAGAAACACAGAAGGGAGGTTCTTTTGTAGGCTGCAGCACATCCTTAACTCCGAATTACAAAAAGGCAAACTAAATCTGGGAGACTCCAGTATGAATTCTCACAATACCATGGAACTTCTGTATGTTCCTTTGGGACCCTCTtatattctcagcctaatctacctttcAGTGCTTTGGTAAGAttaaaagggaagaaagaagagcAATGCATTGAGGGGCAAGGTGGATAGCCCTGATGCAAATAGAATGGACTGATCAGTCATTCTCTGCTTACGTGCTAACTGCTTGACTACAATGTTCAGATTcagatagaaaaagaagaagaaaaccttaATCCTTACATAGGATCATCAACCACCATTCGGGCCGGGTGTTCTAGGAATGATGGAGGATTATGGAAGAAAGCAACTTGACTGGCAATCCCACCAATAAGAAGGTTCCCTGGCTGATAAAAGTTGTGAGGAATAGGAAAGGGGTCATCAGATATGGAGCAATTAATGGAAGACCTCCAACACATTACATGACAGGGCGGCACCATCAGAAGCAGCATCAGTACCAGCAGAATCTCCATGACAAGACTTCCCTTCCAGTGGCAGAAAACGGCTTTCCCATCCGCCATATTATACCACATTAGTTTTGCCACTTCATTCCTCATGTGACTGATGACTCTTTTGGTTGCTTGTTTTAAAAACGTTCAtagaagaaaatggcttcttgcTGCTCCTGAATTAGAAGGCATAATTAGTATTCATATCATAGTACTCTATTGAGGTTCCAAAGAAATCAATATATGGGAAAAGAATATAAAGAGATTGAAACATTTCTGCTCATTTTATGACTCAAGGGGAATTTTTATCCTTAATATTGTGGATAATTCCTTTTTCACTTCTTGGATGACATCCTGATCCCTTTCATCAAAAATTCTATGTATTATTTGATTCTCATCTACACTAGTTTATGTCACTTATTTCCAATATTTGACTAGTGgtttttgcaagtggagaaattGGGGCACTCGACCAATAGGTGACATAAGATGTCAGCAATACCTTATCCATGAAGATAATCATCTAAAAGATCCTTTCTGGATATATTGGATGAGAGGATATTTAgctgcactaaaaaaaaaaaaagctcttcttagaGAACTAATATTTCCAAGTATATATAAGAAAAGATCTATACACATGGAGGATTCCTCAATACTGAGGGGAGCCAATGCTATTGGACATTGACCTCAATACCTGGATATCTATGTCCTCCATTCTCTGCATTATTTGACTCTTGATTGTTATCTCTTCTTAGGCAACTAGGAGATGGATATCCAGCCCAATGTGCTGCATTTTCCCTAATAAGGGTCACCTAACAGTTTATAGTGTAGAGAGCTTGTTGCTGCATAAAACCCAGCATTTAAACTTGTTTAGGCAGGCTCTAGTTTCAAGAGTATGCTGGCCAAGCCCTGCTGCAGCTTCGTACATTCAAAAGGCTTCAAAACAATTGTCTAAAGATTGTTGGCTTTCCAACAAGAGTAGGAATATGTTACAATATTACAcgtaaaaatgattttaaaaaccacACTCTATGAGGG
The Paroedura picta isolate Pp20150507F chromosome 16, Ppicta_v3.0, whole genome shotgun sequence genome window above contains:
- the LOC143825426 gene encoding vomeronasal type-2 receptor 26-like → MADGKAVFCHWKGSLVMEILLVLMLLLMVPPCHVMCWRSSINCSISDDPFPIPHNFYQPGNLLIGGIASQVAFFHNPPSFLEHPARMVVDDPMSVTKHYQHILAMAFAVKEVNEKTNLLPNASLGLYIFNSYNLGRMTFKATLNVLSAQQKLVPNFSCDNRQKVIAVIGGRLSETSAQMSSILNVYKTPQLPHGSFSLAKEDKQQFSSLYQMVPGDIHQYRGVGQLLNHFGWTWIGLMAMEDDNGNQFVQRILPILSRNSICIAFTHKFPQTTYLLEFAELLAGQFDQYPILMDRRTNVIFVHGEPPTMMAVRIFLSLAALALLPPLHKVWIVTSHFDFESFSFQSITDTDSLHGALSFTVHSNQPLGFQEFLQTIRPSWAVGDGFIQNFWEQAFNCSLKNVQEDLHNVLRRIVFNNSLGETLQFDQDGELVTVFDVTNWITFSNRSFTRIKVGQLDPHAPSGKELTLKEDQIVWHRSFNQGLPISVCNDQCRPGYSKTVKEGKSFCCYDCTTCPEGMVSEQKDVDACVKCPDDQYSSEGHHKCIPKVPTYLSYKETLGIIFVICAVCFSLLTALVLQTFMKYKNTPIVKANNRSLTYILLLSLLLCFLSSMLFIGEPGKVTCLLRQTTFGLIFCVALSSVLAKTITVVLAFMATKPGSHMRRWVGKKLALSIVLSGSLIQAVISIIWVCISPPFPQMNMHSQAKTIILECNEGSATMFYFVLGYLGFLASVSFTVAFLARKLPDSFNEAKFITFSMLVFCSVWFSFIPTYMSSKGKFMVAVEIFSILSSGAGLLICIFFPKCYIIFLKPGMNIREQIIRKV